The sequence ttggtatttggttgctaattaaacatttattgaactttttaaatacattgggtcaaaacttaaatatatttgtttcgttTGTATAGACTTAGCGATAtatgacatgcaaattacattatataatacaaattttagttttttatgtatgaatttataatttacgtgattatttaacatacaaagtcattatcaatatatttttgactagttaaaaaaatgaagattcccatttcttttctaaaacttaaattcaattatctaTTATTAGTTAATACAGAAATGCTAATACCACGCATACTCTTACACAATTATTCTATGTGATAAATTATGATTAGTTGTTTGTTACTGTTACATTTACTAATatgattttactaatgtgtgctcTAAGAGCACACAATAATTaaccatttttggaaaaaaatttcttgggaattgaaaaaatattgacagttttttcaattttcgaaaaaatattttcaaaaatagaaagtttaatGTGTGCGACGCACATTAACCGAACCCTTACTAATATTGTAACAATGTGATATATAAtcattagtaaataaaaatgtggTGTAAATGGGGGTGGTGGTTGTCGTGTAAAACTTAaggataaataattaataaaaaaaacttatgtcAGTAACAGTAATCAACACAGATAAGAATCACTAAAATATTGCTAATTCAACCGACTATGAAAAGAGAGAGTTGTTGCGTTGTAGCATTGTCCATCATAACAAGGCTAACACGTGGCAGTAGGTAAGGGAGCCAATCCAATTTACTGGTAAGTAAGAAACCAATCCAATCCACTGACACTGAGCTCCAATGAATCCTTTTTATGAAACCCCCCAATCCACATCATAAAATCTCTTCTCAGATCCGCACCACTCATCTGACCAACCACGCGTCCTCATTGTACAGTCACCAATCAACGCTAACCAATAAACCTTAGCCCACACTCACCGCCACCGCGTCTCCATTGGTTCCCAAACAACCTACATCTCGAGAAATTATATGGTTATTACGTTCCATTGTCTAAATCTTAagtcaatttttgtttaattttttttttttcataaactaCAAGTTACGTTATCTGCTATGAAaactatataatatttttttttatagtccacactttctctaaaaaactttcatttatttaaaatttatgggTAAACTTATgataaagattaaagaaaaatatttaaattatcttgataattttaaacaattgtGAGTTTTTAAGTAGAATGAAAAACAAGTGATGTGATCCCATAAGGACCGTATAATGGGTAATGCTTTCTATCACAATTAATCATATGACGAGTTATAAGTAATAAACCATTACATTTCTACtgcttataatttgttatatgacacgttgtgacaaaaattgtaCCATATTTTATATCCCATTACACTAGTATAATTTGTCCTATAAAAATGTGTATCTCACACACCTCAAAAGCGAGTGCAAAAAAAAAGGTCACGGTTCctaacaattttcaaaaacccgAATTTGAGTTGTTCGTAGCTAATAAAAGGAAACCACGTGTGCACTTTCTCGAACCAACCGAAAAGGCCTTTCCACTTCAGAATAGGCCCTAGGCAGACCACGTGTACCCCTTCTTTCGGCAGTGCTGGacactctctcttctctcattggTTTACCCCATGTGGGACCAGACCGCAGCGCTCAATTACGCTGGATCCGGTACTTTTCATCTGGACCCACCTTGTAAAATTTAACCAATCACTTCCTCTCACTGTTTATCGTTAGCCCTAGACACGTGTTGTTTCACGCTAGGTCACTGTACACACGCTATGATTATCGCCTGAGCtctcaaaacaaaaagagagatagagagagacacacacagagttagatagagaaagagagagacagggctggtggtgttggtgttgtCGTTGATTGTGGGGTGCGTAGGATAAGGAGGTATAATGAATCGGGTAATGCTTAGATTCCGACCGATTGCGCCGAAACCGGCCGCCGGAGGGTCCGGTTCAGATGGGTCATCGATTGATAACAAGAACGCTTTTTTTGCAAAAGGAAGAACGAAGAGAAAGTACGTTAGGGTTCGGAAGaataatagtagtagtagtaacaGTAGTGgatacaagagagagagaaagataggtgaggaagaaaagaaagaagggtcGTTGGAGTTGGAAAAGAGAGTGGTGACTCTGCAACTTTTGCCTGAGAAAAGTGAACGGAATGAATCGCCGGAGAGTGGATCTTGGTGTAACTTTGATGATGAGGAAAATGGGAACCCACCAGAACTGCCGATGTGGTTGAATAAGTTTGACGATAATAAGGGTGTGACTGTGTCTGTGAGTAGTGGTGATGAGAAGGATCACACGGCGGCGGTGGAGTCGTGGGTGACGGTGGAGAGTGTGACGGACACGTGCATGGGTGTGGGTCAGCTAGGGAGCACAGACGAGGAGAGGATGAGAAATCTGGAGGAGGACACGTGTCCGGGCTTCGTGTCGGACGGTTTGGATAGGGTGATGTGGTTGAATAGAGCATTTAAGAGGATGTTGGTGAGAAAGGAGCAAAATGACAGGCAGTCAGCTGagaataatagtaataataagaTGATAATGGTTTGGTTGGTTGGGAAAGAGAAGTTGAAGTTGAAGTTGCCGTACTTGGACGAAGCAGAAGCATTTACGTGCCAAGTTAAGCTGCAACACACGTGTGGGACGGAGAAGAAGGATAATAAGTGCTCTCAGATAGTGCCTTGTGATGTGTGGAAAATGGACGGTGGAGGATTTGCATGGAGGCTCGACGTTGAAGCTGCCCTCAGTTTGGGCCGTTGattatagaaaaaacaaaaatctcaggTATTGCTTGCTTTGTATTAATGTTTAGGCATTTTCCTACGTATTGATATGGTTCTTTGTGacattattatttatatatatacacctaCGAGAAAATGAGCACAAAATGGATAAGCGTTGAAACAATATTATTGTCCTTATCCCATAGTGTTCGTGTATAAGTCGGATCCTAGTTATCCAAACACTTGAAATCAATGcctttaagtatatatatatggagtgACTAAGCAATATTAGTTTAAAGGAGAGTGATTGCATTTACATTGCATCACAAATGATGGTGGGAGCCGTGTGGTTTTGCTCTTACCTAGATAGAATTTAAAGCATTTGCCTTTATCTTCTTTAGCTGTTATTTTATTGGCAGAAGGTGGATAAAGCAAtaactaaacaaaaaacaac is a genomic window of Quercus lobata isolate SW786 chromosome 2, ValleyOak3.0 Primary Assembly, whole genome shotgun sequence containing:
- the LOC115976498 gene encoding uncharacterized protein LOC115976498 → MNRVMLRFRPIAPKPAAGGSGSDGSSIDNKNAFFAKGRTKRKYVRVRKNNSSSSNSSGYKRERKIGEEEKKEGSLELEKRVVTLQLLPEKSERNESPESGSWCNFDDEENGNPPELPMWLNKFDDNKGVTVSVSSGDEKDHTAAVESWVTVESVTDTCMGVGQLGSTDEERMRNLEEDTCPGFVSDGLDRVMWLNRAFKRMLVRKEQNDRQSAENNSNNKMIMVWLVGKEKLKLKLPYLDEAEAFTCQVKLQHTCGTEKKDNKCSQIVPCDVWKMDGGGFAWRLDVEAALSLGR